In Scylla paramamosain isolate STU-SP2022 chromosome 17, ASM3559412v1, whole genome shotgun sequence, one DNA window encodes the following:
- the LOC135108668 gene encoding uncharacterized protein LOC135108668, with protein MQLTLSERRKKIINGNILVAEILNLYPWIQTFDGIIKEFLRLEPQADEPDPRVAVLKGLEKYRLPIIAILKKRKAVPLYMETLLELYGHDESQYACLVILGLLHLLGERKDSIFTKVPEEELRTGQSSVYLMVHL; from the exons atgcagttgacactctctgagagacgcaaaaaaataatcaatgggaacattcttgtagcagaaatcctgaacttgtacccgtggattcagacttttgatggc ataatcaaggagttcctgagattagaaccacaagcggatgaaccagacccaagagtagcagttttgaaagggctggagaaatataggctcccaataattgccattctcaaaaaaagaaaagcagttcctctgtatatggaaaccttacttgaactctatggccacgatgaaagtcaat atgcttgcttagttatattggggttacttcacctgcttggagaaaggaaagactccatttttactaag gtaccagaagaagaactaagaacagggcagtctagtgtgtatttgatggtgcacctgtag